In a genomic window of Gloeocapsopsis dulcis:
- a CDS encoding iron uptake porin, with amino-acid sequence MFKVLRKTANYGLFLINFLLYQISGIANASEANQATNILSQPQLSTLMAQVTSVSQLSDVQPTDWAFQALQSLVERYGCIAGYPDSTYRGNRALTRNEFAAGLNACLNRVNELIAAATSDLSREDLAILQRLQEEFAAELASLRGRVATLEAQAAELEANQFSTTTKLAGEVITYLADGFGETAGDINNTTLGYRVRLNFDTSFTGQDRLRTRVQATNLRLFDTGATFGGSQGTREGQDATIVEDFIGFGLTGETRLTPSSIAQSGEVLATQLQYQFPVGDRFRVYLEAGGTDPTFITDPISPFVDTATGALSNFGQVNPMYFPIGNQAGIGANFLVTPELSLDFGYLGGLDTANNPGEDTGLFNGDYSTFTQLVYNNDRFKVGLFYLNAYSGNFGVDTLAGSNPAKVIVVNDVNNPENNFSNPVIANTYAAQLNFRVFEGFEIGGWVGYTAARAVGEIKGDADIWNYAVTLHFPDLFREGNAGGIVVGMQPKLTGTSNAVLATAIGLPAGQRSDRDTGLHLEAFYRYQLNDNISITPGVFWLTAPNHDARNPDVVIGVIRTSFVF; translated from the coding sequence GTGTTTAAGGTACTACGAAAAACAGCAAATTATGGCTTATTCTTAATCAATTTTTTACTGTATCAAATTTCTGGTATTGCGAATGCCTCAGAAGCTAATCAAGCAACCAACATCTTATCGCAACCACAATTATCCACACTAATGGCACAAGTCACGTCGGTTTCACAACTATCCGACGTACAGCCAACAGATTGGGCATTTCAAGCTTTACAGTCATTAGTAGAACGTTATGGTTGTATTGCAGGATATCCGGATAGTACTTACCGTGGTAATCGAGCACTAACACGAAATGAATTTGCGGCTGGGTTGAATGCGTGCTTGAATCGCGTCAATGAACTGATCGCCGCAGCAACAAGTGATTTGAGTCGAGAAGATTTAGCCATTTTGCAAAGATTACAGGAAGAATTTGCGGCTGAACTTGCTAGTTTGCGCGGGAGAGTTGCTACTTTAGAAGCACAAGCAGCAGAACTTGAAGCAAATCAGTTTTCTACCACAACTAAACTTGCAGGTGAAGTCATTACCTATCTTGCAGATGGTTTTGGTGAAACTGCGGGTGACATTAATAATACAACACTTGGTTATCGCGTTCGTCTAAATTTTGATACGAGTTTTACTGGACAAGATCGCCTCAGAACTCGCGTGCAAGCAACAAATTTAAGACTCTTTGACACTGGGGCAACCTTTGGCGGTAGTCAAGGAACCCGCGAGGGACAAGACGCCACAATTGTAGAGGATTTTATCGGGTTTGGCTTAACAGGGGAAACGCGCTTAACTCCTAGCAGTATCGCCCAAAGTGGTGAGGTTCTTGCTACTCAATTACAGTATCAGTTTCCCGTAGGCGATCGCTTCCGCGTCTACTTAGAAGCAGGTGGGACTGATCCTACTTTCATCACCGATCCGATTAGTCCGTTTGTCGATACCGCAACAGGGGCATTGTCTAACTTTGGGCAAGTTAATCCAATGTATTTCCCCATCGGAAACCAAGCAGGTATTGGAGCAAACTTTTTAGTCACTCCAGAACTTAGCTTAGACTTTGGCTATTTAGGAGGACTCGATACCGCCAACAATCCTGGTGAAGATACAGGATTATTTAATGGCGATTATAGTACGTTTACACAGTTAGTCTACAACAATGATCGCTTCAAAGTTGGTTTATTCTATCTCAACGCTTACTCAGGTAATTTTGGTGTCGATACGCTTGCAGGTAGCAATCCCGCAAAGGTGATTGTCGTCAATGATGTAAATAATCCAGAAAATAACTTTAGCAATCCAGTCATTGCCAATACTTACGCAGCACAGCTTAATTTCCGAGTTTTTGAGGGCTTTGAAATTGGTGGTTGGGTAGGTTACACTGCGGCACGGGCTGTTGGTGAAATCAAAGGTGACGCAGATATTTGGAACTATGCCGTAACGTTGCATTTTCCTGACTTATTTCGCGAAGGAAACGCAGGTGGTATTGTGGTAGGGATGCAGCCAAAGTTAACAGGCACAAGTAATGCTGTTTTAGCCACAGCGATTGGTTTACCCGCAGGACAAAGAAGCGATCGCGATACAGGTTTACACCTCGAAGCCTTTTACCGCTATCAGTTAAACGACAATATCTCAATTACTCCTGGTGTTTTTTGGTTAACCGCACCCAACCACGACGCCCGAAATCCTGATGTTGTTATTGGTGTAATTAGAACTTCGTTTGTATTTTAA